In Falsibacillus albus, a single window of DNA contains:
- a CDS encoding glyceraldehyde-3-phosphate dehydrogenase: MNAKIAINGFGRIGRMVFRKAVMEDNLNIVAINASYPAETLAHLIKYDTNHGTFDGEVSHEENKLIVNGHPIRLINQRNPEMLPWKELGIDIVIEATGKFNSRDQAALHLEAGAKKVILTAPGKNEDVTIVMGVNESALNIHEHDVISNASCTTNCLAPVAKILDEQFGIENGLMTTVHAYTNDQKNIDNPHKDLRRARACGQSIIPTTTGAAKALSLVLPQLKGKLHGMALRVPTPNVSLVDLVVDLKQEVSVEAINQAFQTASADSLNGILQYTTEPLVSIDFNTNPHSAIIDGLSTMVIDGTKVKVLAWYDNEWGYSCRVVDLAKYVANEMKVVSELKAV; this comes from the coding sequence ATGAATGCCAAAATTGCGATAAATGGGTTCGGACGTATTGGAAGAATGGTTTTTAGAAAAGCCGTTATGGAAGATAATTTGAACATTGTAGCCATAAATGCTAGTTATCCTGCAGAAACTTTGGCGCATTTAATTAAGTATGACACTAATCATGGCACTTTCGATGGAGAAGTGTCCCATGAAGAAAATAAATTGATCGTCAACGGTCATCCTATTAGGTTGATCAATCAGCGCAACCCTGAGATGTTACCTTGGAAAGAACTTGGCATTGATATTGTCATTGAAGCTACAGGTAAATTCAATTCACGCGATCAAGCCGCACTTCACTTGGAAGCCGGAGCGAAGAAAGTCATTCTGACCGCACCAGGGAAAAATGAAGATGTGACGATTGTCATGGGTGTAAATGAAAGCGCATTAAATATTCATGAACACGACGTCATTTCCAATGCATCATGTACAACGAATTGCTTAGCGCCGGTTGCGAAAATACTGGATGAGCAATTTGGCATTGAAAATGGTCTTATGACAACCGTCCATGCTTATACAAATGATCAAAAGAATATTGACAATCCTCACAAGGATTTACGCCGTGCACGTGCTTGCGGCCAATCAATCATTCCGACAACGACAGGAGCTGCAAAAGCTTTATCGCTCGTTTTGCCTCAGCTGAAGGGAAAGCTTCACGGGATGGCGCTGCGTGTGCCGACGCCGAACGTATCGCTGGTAGACTTAGTGGTGGACTTAAAGCAGGAAGTTTCGGTTGAGGCTATCAACCAAGCATTCCAGACAGCTTCTGCCGACAGCCTGAACGGCATTCTGCAATATACGACTGAACCGCTTGTCTCCATAGATTTCAATACCAACCCGCATTCGGCCATCATCGATGGACTTTCCACTATGGTGATTGACGGTACAAAAGTGAAAGTTTTGGCGTGGTATGACAATGAATGGGGATACTCTTGCAGGGTTGTAGATCTTGCTAAGTATGTAGCGAATGAAATGAAAGTAGTATCCGAGCTTAAAGCTGTTTAA
- the coaE gene encoding dephospho-CoA kinase (Dephospho-CoA kinase (CoaE) performs the final step in coenzyme A biosynthesis.) → MSLIIGLTGGIASGKSTVSEMLNHRGFKIIDADIAAREVVKAGAPALCEIVDAFGRGILLADGNLDRAKLGKIIFHDQEQRKKLNGIVHPAVRKWMNERKDEAIEQGKRTIFLDIPLLYESNLTYMVEKVILVYVDEEVQLHRLMERNGLSKDEASARISSQLPLSQKVKMADVVIDNNDRRENTEAQLEQLISKWGLLP, encoded by the coding sequence ATGTCACTTATTATCGGATTAACCGGCGGGATTGCCAGTGGAAAAAGCACAGTTTCGGAAATGCTCAATCATCGGGGATTTAAAATAATTGATGCAGATATCGCGGCAAGGGAAGTTGTCAAAGCCGGTGCTCCAGCATTGTGCGAGATTGTTGATGCATTTGGCCGGGGGATCCTGCTGGCTGATGGAAATCTTGACAGAGCCAAATTAGGGAAGATCATCTTCCATGACCAAGAACAAAGGAAGAAACTGAATGGAATCGTTCATCCTGCTGTTCGAAAATGGATGAATGAGCGCAAGGATGAAGCGATTGAACAAGGGAAGCGTACAATCTTCCTCGATATCCCTCTTCTATACGAAAGCAACTTGACGTATATGGTCGAGAAGGTCATACTCGTCTACGTAGATGAAGAAGTCCAGCTTCATAGACTAATGGAGCGCAATGGTTTAAGTAAGGATGAAGCTTCGGCCAGAATCTCTTCCCAACTCCCGCTTAGCCAAAAGGTAAAAATGGCCGATGTGGTCATTGACAATAATGACAGAAGAGAAAATACAGAAGCACAATTGGAACAGCTCATTTCAAAATGGGGGTTGCTTCCATAA
- a CDS encoding replication initiation and membrane attachment family protein produces the protein MKQYWNQIQPIDSYQVSTNGILHEFDRKVISFLYQPLIGPICSSLLMTLWNEVEENRLWSQKSNHYQLMNFMSLNLPDIYEARLKLEGIGLLKVFAKETDGERSFIYELQPPLSPDQFFSDGMLNVYLYRKLGRSHFLRIKQFFMDQKANKQEFSEITRAFQDVFSSGDQQSFMDDDVWKDSSIDDSRQLMTRTKAESFIVRNDEFDFELLMSGLQDSIVPKKAMTKKARQAIEKLAFLYQIDAVEMKKIVMNAITDDQRIDIELLRKTARDWYQVENGDQLPQLVDRLQPPAQSSKGSNDKEEKLIQYFETTSPRQLLRDISNGADPSKADLAAVEEVMFNQKLEAGIVNVLIQYVMLKTDMKLSKNYLEKIASHWARKNIKTVKEAMDLAKQEHRQYQDWAEGKKTAQTAKKTSWQSKPTRTEKLPDWFVEDKDQGSSRKQPVDSQDDDIEEKRRKAKMLQEKYKK, from the coding sequence ATGAAACAGTATTGGAATCAAATTCAGCCTATCGATAGCTATCAAGTATCAACGAATGGAATTCTTCATGAGTTTGATCGGAAAGTGATATCTTTTTTATACCAGCCATTAATCGGGCCGATCTGTTCCAGCTTATTGATGACATTGTGGAACGAGGTCGAGGAAAATAGGCTATGGTCTCAAAAAAGCAACCATTATCAATTGATGAATTTTATGTCACTGAATTTACCGGATATATATGAAGCAAGGCTAAAGCTTGAAGGAATTGGCTTGTTAAAGGTATTTGCCAAGGAGACCGACGGAGAAAGGTCTTTCATTTATGAATTGCAGCCTCCCTTATCCCCGGACCAATTCTTTTCCGATGGAATGCTGAATGTATACTTATACCGGAAACTCGGGCGCAGCCATTTCCTTCGCATTAAACAATTTTTCATGGATCAAAAGGCGAATAAACAAGAGTTTTCTGAGATCACGAGAGCATTTCAAGATGTTTTTTCCTCTGGCGATCAACAAAGCTTTATGGATGATGATGTATGGAAGGACAGCAGCATCGATGATTCCAGGCAATTGATGACAAGAACAAAAGCTGAATCATTCATTGTCCGCAATGATGAATTTGACTTTGAGCTGCTCATGTCAGGGTTACAGGACTCCATTGTGCCGAAAAAAGCGATGACCAAAAAAGCAAGACAAGCCATCGAGAAGCTAGCCTTCCTTTATCAAATCGATGCAGTGGAAATGAAAAAAATCGTGATGAATGCCATAACGGATGATCAGCGAATAGATATTGAATTATTGAGGAAGACAGCCCGGGATTGGTATCAGGTTGAGAATGGAGACCAGCTGCCTCAGCTGGTGGATAGATTGCAGCCCCCTGCTCAATCAAGCAAGGGAAGCAATGATAAGGAAGAAAAGCTGATTCAATACTTTGAAACGACTTCCCCGAGACAGTTGCTGAGGGATATTTCCAACGGTGCCGACCCTTCTAAAGCGGATCTGGCAGCAGTGGAGGAGGTTATGTTCAATCAGAAACTCGAAGCCGGAATCGTAAATGTACTGATTCAATATGTCATGCTCAAGACCGATATGAAGCTATCAAAAAACTATTTGGAGAAAATCGCTTCACATTGGGCAAGGAAAAATATCAAGACGGTTAAAGAAGCGATGGACCTCGCAAAACAGGAGCATCGTCAGTATCAAGATTGGGCTGAGGGTAAAAAGACCGCGCAGACTGCAAAAAAAACATCTTGGCAATCGAAGCCGACCCGAACGGAAAAATTGCCTGACTGGTTTGTTGAAGATAAAGATCAGGGCAGCTCGCGAAAGCAGCCTGTGGACAGCCAGGATGATGATATTGAGGAAAAGAGAAGAAAAGCCAAGATGCTGCAGGAAAAATATAAAAAGTAA
- the ytaF gene encoding sporulation membrane protein YtaF, whose amino-acid sequence MEFSLSLLLLALAVSLDNFSTGLTYGLRKMHIPLKSIIIIACCSAASLLLAMLMGNIVGKFLSPNVANYAGGIILIFLGGWVLFQFFRPEKQQENEKTIINFEIRSLGVVIQILKKPTSADFDKSGTITGVEALMLGVALSLDAFGAGFGAAMLGYSPLILSVTVALMSMLFVTSGMKIGSIFSHVSWVQRMSFLPGLLLILIGILKI is encoded by the coding sequence ATGGAATTTTCGCTGTCACTATTACTATTGGCCCTTGCTGTAAGTCTTGATAATTTCAGCACAGGGCTTACTTATGGATTAAGAAAAATGCATATTCCTTTAAAGTCCATTATCATCATCGCCTGTTGTTCTGCAGCATCCCTTCTGCTAGCAATGCTGATGGGAAACATTGTTGGAAAGTTCCTTTCCCCCAACGTGGCCAACTATGCCGGCGGGATCATTTTAATCTTTTTGGGTGGCTGGGTGCTATTTCAATTCTTTCGTCCTGAAAAACAACAGGAAAATGAAAAAACGATTATTAACTTTGAAATCCGTTCACTCGGAGTCGTCATTCAAATCTTGAAAAAGCCTACAAGTGCTGACTTCGACAAATCGGGAACCATCACGGGCGTAGAGGCGTTGATGCTCGGAGTCGCATTGTCGCTGGATGCATTCGGTGCAGGATTCGGTGCAGCGATGCTCGGCTACTCCCCATTGATATTGTCGGTCACGGTAGCTTTGATGAGTATGCTATTTGTAACAAGCGGAATGAAAATCGGGTCGATCTTCTCCCATGTAAGCTGGGTGCAAAGAATGTCTTTCTTACCTGGATTGCTTTTAATTTTGATTGGAATTTTAAAAATATAG
- the nrdR gene encoding transcriptional regulator NrdR: protein MICPSCHHNGTRVVDSRPVEDGLSIRRRRECEVCAYRFTTFERVEEIPLVVVKKEGTREEFSRDKILRGLIKACEKRPVRLEQLEEITQDIEKELRSNGVAEIQSDSIGEMVMDRLASVDEVAYVRFASVYRQFKDISVFLDELKELIKKEQS from the coding sequence ATGATTTGCCCTTCATGTCATCATAATGGCACAAGAGTAGTTGATTCCAGACCGGTGGAGGATGGCCTTTCAATCAGAAGAAGAAGGGAATGCGAGGTCTGTGCATATCGTTTTACGACATTTGAGAGGGTGGAAGAAATCCCACTTGTTGTCGTGAAAAAAGAAGGAACTCGAGAAGAATTCAGCCGGGATAAGATACTTCGTGGTTTAATTAAAGCGTGTGAGAAAAGACCTGTTCGACTTGAGCAATTGGAGGAAATCACGCAGGATATCGAGAAGGAATTGAGAAGCAACGGCGTCGCCGAAATACAATCCGACAGCATTGGGGAGATGGTCATGGACCGCCTTGCCTCCGTCGATGAAGTTGCGTATGTGCGGTTTGCGTCCGTATATCGTCAATTCAAGGATATCAGTGTATTTCTCGATGAGTTAAAAGAGCTGATAAAAAAAGAACAATCATAA
- the speD gene encoding adenosylmethionine decarboxylase translates to METMGRHVISELWGCDFEKLNNVEQIEQTFVDAALKSGAEVREVAFHKFAPQGVSGVVIISESHLTIHSFPEHGYASIDVYTCGDLDPNIAADYIAEALGAQTRENIELPRGMGPVQVKQSKVKAL, encoded by the coding sequence ATGGAAACAATGGGTCGTCATGTAATCTCAGAATTATGGGGTTGTGATTTTGAAAAGCTGAACAACGTGGAACAGATTGAGCAAACATTTGTAGATGCTGCGCTAAAATCAGGTGCAGAAGTTCGGGAGGTTGCCTTTCATAAATTTGCTCCACAAGGTGTGAGTGGTGTTGTCATCATTTCTGAATCCCACTTAACCATCCACAGTTTTCCAGAGCATGGTTATGCAAGTATTGATGTGTACACTTGCGGCGATTTAGATCCAAATATCGCTGCTGACTATATTGCAGAAGCATTGGGTGCCCAAACTCGCGAAAATATCGAATTGCCGCGTGGAATGGGTCCAGTACAAGTAAAACAATCAAAAGTAAAAGCATTATAA